The sequence AGTCCCAGCCGCGGACGAACACGTACAGCACCTGCGAGAAGCCGAGCGTAATCATCGCGAAGTAGACGCCCGACAGGCGGAACGACACCGCGCCGATGAGCAGGGCGAGAACGACCGCGACCAGTCCCGCCAGCACCAGCAGGAAGACGAACGAGGTGCCCGTGGCGACGAAGGGTATCTTGCCGTTCGACGCGAGGACGACGAAGTACGCCCCCGCGCCGTAGAAGGCCGCGTGGCCGAACGAGAGATACCCAGTGTAGCCGCTGATGAAGTCGAAGGACATGGCGAACAGCCCGAAGTAGAGGACCGCTATCATGGTCTCCACGTCGGGGAGAATCGCCACCATCTCGGAACTCAGCGGCGAGGTGACGAGCGCCGAGTAGACGGCCGGGTAGGCCGCGAGCAACGCGATGACCACGAGGTGCGCGGTCTGCTCGCGGGCGTAGCGCACCGGCCACGACGCCGTCTCTGTTCCCGTCTCGGGGTCGGTCTCCGCCGCGGTCGCGTCCGCGTCGGAGTCGGCGGTTTCTGCGCTAATGGCCGCCCACCTCCTCGACGCCGAACAGCCCTTGCGGGCGCAAGATGAGCATCACCACGAGGATGAGGAAGATGGTCATCTCGGGCAGGCCCGCGAAGTCGATCTCGTTGACGAACCACCACGTCATCGTGGCGTCGGTCATCCCGACGATGACCGCCGCGACGACGGTGCCCCGGAAGGTGCCGAGACCGCCGATGATGACGACCACGAACGCCGGGAGGAGGGTGTCGGCCGCGAGGGGGACGCTGGCACCCCACGCGGGGTCCCACATCAGGAGCGTCCCGGCCGCGCCAGCCACGCCCGCGCCGAGCGCGAAGACGACGGTGAACACGCGGCGTACGTCGATGCCCAGCGCCTCGGTCATCTCTGCGTCCTCGCTCCCGGCCCGGATTATCATGCCGTACCGGGTCCGGGTGAGGAACGCCCACAGGCCCGCGACCGTCGCGGCCCCGAAGGCGATTTCGAACAGCGAGAGGCCGCTGACCGAGACGATGCCCAAGTCCACCGACGCGGCGAGCGCGTTCGGTTTCGTGCCGAGCGCGGACTGCCAGTCGCTGGTCGGTTGCATCCCGTAGAACAGCACGGCGATGCGGACGAGTTCGTCCAGAATCAGCGTCAACCCGAAGGTGAGCAGAATCTGGTAGACCGGCGGGCGGTCGTAGAGCCGTCGGATGAGACCGACCTCCACGACGCCGCCCAGTCCCGCCAGTAGCGCGAACGTCGCGGCCAGCGCGACGAAGAAGAACAGCAGGTTCGCGCCGAACCCGGTTCCTCCTCCGACGAGACCGATCATTATCAGTCCGCCCAGATACGCGCCGATCATCGTCATCGAACCGTGGGCGAAGTTCAGCACGCCCATCAGCCCGAAGATGAGCGTCAGGCCGCCCGCTATCATCACGTAGATGGCGGCCTTCGCCAGTCCGTCCACGAAGACGGCGGCTAGATTCCCCGGCCGCAGGAACTGTCCGAGCGCGTCCACGAACCCCGCCATCACGACGAGGTTGGCCAGTGTCGATTCTATCATGCGGAGAGATACCTCCTGAGTCGTTCGTCGTCGGCCGAGGTCTCGTCGGCGTTCCCGGACTCGACCACCTGTCCGTTGTCCACGACGTAGAACCGGTCGGCGAGGTCCAGCGCCAGCGGCAGGTTCTGCTCGACCAGCAGGATGGTCGTGTCCTCGGCGGCGTCGTTCAGCGCCTCGGCGACCCGCTCGACGATGAGCGGCGCGAGTCCCTCGCTCGGTTCGTCCACCAACAGGAGGTCGTTGTCGCCGACCAACCCGCGAGAGAGCGCGAGCATCTGCTGTTGGCCGCCCGAGAGGTTCCCGGCGTCGCGGTCGCTGTGTTCGCGCAGGTCGGGGAACGTCTCGAAGGCGCGTTCGACCGCCGCGCGAACGTCGTTGCCTTCGGGCACCGCGACCTTGACGTTCTCCTCGACGGAGAGTTGCGTGAAGATGCGCCGCTCCTCCGGAATCCAGCCGACGCCCCGGTCGGCGACCTCGTGGGTTTCGAGTCCGGTTATCTCCTCGCCGCGGTAGCGGACCGCGCCCTCGCTGGGCGGGGTCAACTGGAGGATGGTCCGGAGCGTCGTCGTCTTGCCGACGCCGTTCCGGCCGACCAGCGCGACGACCTCGCCCTCGCCGACTTCCAGCGAGACGCCTTCGAGGATGTGGCTCTCGCCGTAGTAGGTGTGAGCGTTCTCCACTTCGAGTAGCGTCACGTTTGGGCCTCCTTTATGTTTGTTTGAAAAATATTTATATAGTCCTTAGGCCGGTCTGGATTTCTTCGACCGATGCGAACAGGATGGAGTTTGTTCGGAAAGCCCCCGCCCGCTCGCGGTCGCTGACCGACATATCCTCGCCTTCCCGCACCGCGCGGCGCGGATAGGAGCCGGTCAGACGACCGCGTAAACGCGAGCGGGCGGCCCCTTTCATCCACCCGGACCGTGGTCTGTCGCACCGAGCGCGCGCCGTGGGCGGTCGCCGTCACGCCGTGCCCTCCTCCGGGTCGGTCCCGGCGTCCGGCGCGTCGGCCGCGCTCTCGTCGGTGTCGAGACTTCCGGCCTCGTAGCCGCCGAGGTACGCCTCCTGCACCGTGGGGTCGCCCCGGACCTCGTCGGGGGTGCCCTCCGCGATGACCGCGCCCTGATTCAGGACCACCACGCGGTCCGAGACGTTCATCACGATGTCCATGTTGTGTTCGACCAACAGGACGGCGTGGTCGGTCGCCACGTCCTCGATGAGGTCGATGATGCGGTCCACGCTCTCCGAGGAGACCCCGGCGTTGGGTTCGTCCATGAGCAACACGTCGGGGTCGCCCGCGAGCGCGATGGCGACCTCCAACTGGCGCTTCGCGCCGTGGCTCAGGCTCTCGGCCGCGGTGTCGGCCTCGTCGGCCAGTCCCACGCGGTCGAGGATTCGGTGGGCCTCCTCGCGGTGTTCCTCGAACGCTCCGGCGTTTCGCCAGAGCTTCGCGCCGTCGTTACTGGCGGCTTGGGCGGCCACGCGGACGTTCTCCAGCACCGTGCTGGTCGGAAAGACGTTCGTGATCTGGTACGACCGGTGGAGGCCGATGCTCGCGGTCTCGTAGGGCGTGGCGTCGGTCACGTCCCGCCAGCCTCCGCCCTCGCGCTGGACCTCGACGCTCCCCTCCGTCGGGGTCAGCACGCCCGTCAGCAGGTTGAAGAACGTGGTCTTTCCGGCACCGTTGGGGCCGATGAGCGAACAGAGTTCGCCCTCCTCCAGCGCGAAGTCTACGTCGTCGACGGCCGTGAGACCGCCGAACTCCTTCGTCAATCCCGAGGTTCGCAACATGGCCTACAGCGAGCAGTCCACGCCGCTCTTGGGTATCGTCGATTCCTCCGCGCCGATGGTGGCCAGCGGTTCGCTGGGCATCACGGCGGCGTCCCAGTTGTCGGCCCACTCGTCGGTCGTCGGGACCGGGTCCGCCACGGTCATTGCCGACCGGGCCTGATTGTTGTACTCTTGGAAGGTGTAGGCGTTCTCGCCCTTCGGGGTCTCCGTGACCGTCATCCCGCGGAGTGCTTCGGCGATGTCCGCGCCCTGCGTCGAACCGCTCTCGGTGACCGCTTGGGCGATGGCCGACGCGGCCGTGAACGTGCCCGAGGTGAACAGGTCGGGCACCACGCCGTACGTGCTGGTGTAGGTGTCCACGAACTGGCTGTTGATGTCGTTATCGTACTGGTTCCAGTGGTAGCGCGTCGTGAACGGGCCGAGACCCGTGTTCGAGAGTTTCTCCTTCGTGAGCGGCTTACCCAGCGCCTTCTGGAGCGTCTGGCCGACGACGCTGTTGGTAATCTGGGTGGCGAAGCCGCCGAACACGCGGTAGTCGTAGTCGCCGTTGAGGTACGACGTGAACAGTTTGGGCAGGGTGGCGACGGTGAACCCGCCGACGATGCCCTCTGCACCTGCTTGTTGCGCGTTGTCGAGCAGGCCCTTCCACTCCGAGTAGCCCTGCGGGACGAACTTCTTGCCGAGGATTTCGACGCCCTCGTTCTTGAGGACCTGCTCGTAGTTGTTGACGACCGCCTTGCCGAACGAGTAGTCCGCGCCGAACAGATACACCTTGCTCACGTCCGACTGGTTGGCGACGTACTTCCCGCCCGAACGGGCGTCCATCGCGGTGTTCTCGCTCGCGCGGAAGACCATGTTCCCGCAGGTCTCGGAGCTACTCGTGACGCTGGCCGACGCCGCGGGGCCGACCATGTACGGGACTTGGGCCTGCTTGGCTACCGTCTTGATGACGCGGTTGGCCGCGCCCGAGGAGGCACACCCGAAGAGCATGTCCACCTCGTCGTTCTTCACGAGGTCGGTCGCCAGCGACTGGGCCTTCTTCGCGCTGAACTGGGTGTCCCGGACGACGAGTTCGTACTCCACATCGCCGACCGTGACGCTCTTGGTGCCCGTGCTGGCGTCGCCGATGGGGTCGGTGCCAGCCTTGTGGGCGAGTCCGGAGTAAAAGCCCCAGAGCGCCTGCTGACCGTAGTACTTGAGGTCGCCCGAGGTCGGCTGAAGGACGCCGAGTTTCACTTTACCCGAGACCGATGCCTGCTCCGTCGTCGTCGCCGTAGTTTCGGTCATGCCACTCTCTGTCGTCTCGTCGGTCGCGGACGTAGTCGTAGTTGTCGTACTCTGTCCACCGTCACCGCCGGTACAGCCAGCGAGTCCCGCTGCCCCGGTCGCCCCGAGTGCAGTGAGCCATCGCCGCCGTGAAACGCTGTCATCCACCATAACAGATTGGAGTGATACGTCCTATCCGGCAAATACTGCGGGGTTAACATGTGAACGAGGAGGCCGATTCCCTCGACACGGCCCCTCCGATTCACGGATTAACCCCCGGTTTTTCAGTGACCGCGCGACTGTCTCCACGCATGTCCGACGAAGTGACAGCTCCCGAGTTCGCGCCCGAAGACGCCCTCGTCGTGGACGACGACCGATTCGCCCCCGAGAACGCCGCGCTCGTCACGGGCGCGGCCTCGGGTATCGGACGCGCAACCGCGCTCGTGCTGGCCGAGAACGGACTCACCGTGGTCGGCACCGACGTAGACGAGGAGGGCCTCGCGGAGACCCGCGAACGCGCCACCGACCACGACCTGCCGGGCACCGTCGAGACCGTCGCGGGCGACCTCCGCGAGGACGTGCCCGCCATCGTGGACGCGGCGGCCGACCACGGGAGTATCGCGTTCCTCGCCAACGTCGCGGGGATGCAACACATCGACCCCATCGAGGAGTTCCCGATGGCGGCCTACGACCGGATGCAGGAGGTCATGGTGCGCGCGCCGGTCCAGTTGTCCAAGGAGTGTCTGCCTCACATGCGCGAGACCGGCTTCGGCTGCGTCGGCAACATGGCGTCGGTCCACGGCCACTACGTCACCAGCGACAAGGTGGCCTACAACGTCGCGAAGTTCGGTATCCGAGGCCTCACCCAGTCCATCGCCGCCGAGAGCGAGGAGACCGACGCCGACGTGCGCGCCTTCTCGGTCAGCACGGGGTACGTGAAGACGCCGCTCGTCACCGACCAGATTCCCGACACCGCCGAGCAACGCGGCATCTCCGTGCAGGAAGTGGTCGAAGACGTGATGCTCGGCCAGTCGCGTAGCAAGGAGATGATGACGCCCGTCGAAGTCGCCAACCTGTTCGCGTTCGGCTTCTCGAAGCACGCCAGCCACCTTAACGGCGGGGACCTGCGCTTCGACGACGGAATGACGCTGACCTACGAGTAGTCACTTCCCGCCGGTCTCGGGCAGGACGTGTTCGACTTTCTCGAAGGGAAGCCAGCCGACGTTCCGGCCGTGGCTGTCCTTCAGAATTAGTCCTTCCCGGCCCTCCTCGAAGGCGTCGCAGGTGACGGTCGGCCCGTCGCTACGTTCGACTCGTGGCATACCGGTCACTGGACAAGCAGGCTACAAAAAGCTATCCCGCGATTCATTCGAGTTCGTCCAGCGCCTCCACGACGCGCTGAATCATCTTCTGCTGGCCCCGACGGAGGTTCTTCGACACCGCGGGCTTGGACACGTCGAACTCGTCGGCGAGGTGGCCCAGCGTCGCGCCCCGCGGATTCTCGAAGTAGCCGTCGGAGACCGCTGTCTCCAGCGTCTCGCGCTCCACGTCCGAGAGGTCCCGACACCCCTCGATGAGCGTCATCGCGGCCCCGGCGTTCTGCACGAAATCCTGCATCTCGGGCAGTTCCGTGTTGTTGCGGTCCAACACGTCGTACTCGTTGCCCCGCTCCAACTCCGAGAGGGTGGTGTCGGCCTCCTCGATGCCGTCGAAGCCGACGTGCCAGACCTCGCTTCCCTCCTCGATGTGGAAAGGACCGGTGATGTAGCCGTCGTTGTCCCGAATCGTCGCCATCGCGTCGGTCTCGCCGATGACCGTCCGGATGTGCGCGACGTTGTCCCGGCGGGTCAACAGCGCGTAGTCGTGCATGTTCTCGTGGCCGCGCAGGGCCGAGAGACCGTCCGAGAGCGCCCCGCGGTCGTCGCCCTCGACCATCATCCGGGTCTCCAACTGGTCGTTCACCCTGTCGAAGTCCCACTGGATGGCCGAGAACCCCACCGCGTGGTCGTCGGTAGTGTCGATGAACGGGCAGTCGTACTGCTCCATGTCCATCGTGATATCTATCATAGGCTATCCTTGCTATTGAACCCCATACGGCAGATAGGTTAAAAGACTTTTCTTCGCTTCCGACGGCCTCCTCTCGAAACTGTAGCCCGAGGAGCCTCCGACGAAATTCGCCGAATCGTCGGGCGGCGAATCAGAGATTTCCGACGCCGAAACCACTTTCCTCGCGCTCGTCCAAGTTGGAACTGCTATGGCTCAACGCGAGGAACTCGACGACGCACAGCTACTGGACGGGATGCCCCGACTCGGTCTCGGGACGTGGGAGAACACCGACGCCGGAACCTGCGCCGAGAGCGTTCGGCAGGCGCTCGACATGGGATACCGACACATCGACACCGCCCAAGCGTACGACAACGAGGAGTACGTCGGGGAGGGCATCGCAGACGCCGAGGTGGACCGCGAGGAGGTCTTCCTCGCGACGAAAATCTGGACGAGCAACCTCTCGCACGAGGACGTGATTCACACCTCCAAGGAGAGCCTCGACAAGCTCGGCACCGACTACGCGGACCTGCTGTACGTCCACTGGCCCGCCAACGAGTACGACCCCGAGGACACCCTCTCGGCGTTCGACCAGCTCTACGACGACGGACTTATCGAGAACGTCGGCGTCTCGAACTTCGAGCCGCGACATCTGGACGAAGCGCGGGACGTTCTCGACGCCCCCGTCTTCGCCAATCAGGTCGAGATGCACCCGCTCCTCCCGCAGGACGAGTTGGTCGAGTACGGGCAGGAGAACGACGTGAACATCGTGGCCTACTCGCCGCTGGCCCGCGGGAAGGTCTTCGACGTGCCCGAAATCGAGGAGATAGCCGAGAAACACGACGCCTCTCCGGCGCAGGTCAGTCTGGCGTGGCTCCTCCAGCGCGACGGCGTGGCCGCGATTCCCAAGGCCTCCAGCGAGGCCCACATCCGGGACAACTGGGGCGCGCTCGACCTCGAACTGGACGACGAGGACGTGGCGAAAATCGAGGGTATCGACCGGCGCGAGCGACAGGTCGACCCCGACTTCGGTCCGTGGAACTGACCCGATAGAGTCGCGTCTCCCGAATTTCGTTCTTCTCCGGCAAACAAAACGTTTTACTAACAGGTACTCGATTCGTCGGACGATGAACCAGTCGCCCGACACCTCCGCCTCCACCTCCACGTTTCGCGCGCTCCATCGACTCGTGGAACACTACACGCCCGACGGAACCATCGGCAGGACGCTGCTGGGCGGGACCGCCCTGTTTCTGGCTCCGGTGTTGTTCCTCGGCGGGTCGTCGGTCCTCTTCGGCGGTGCCTTCCTGCCCATCGTGCTGTTCGCTCTCGCCTCGGTCGTCCTCAGCGTCCCGACGCTCTTCGTCGGATTGGTGACTCTCTGGCCGGTGTACCTCTCGCTCATCGGCAACGTCGAGTCGCCCGAACTGTACCCCGACGGTGCGAGCGCGCCGGAGACCGACGGCGAGCGCGAGAGCGCGGAGGCGATTTTGAAACGCCGGTACGCCGCCGGGGAACTCTCCCGCGAGGAGTTCGAGCGCCAACTGAACGCGGTGCTGAGAACGTCGTCGTCCGACGGGCGCGACGGACTCACCGGCGACGGGCGGGGCCGCGACGACGAGCGACGCGAACCCGCGCGGAATCGGTAGCGACGCCGCTCGCAGGTTCGCCGACCGGCCGGGTCGTCTCCGAAGACCCCGGTCGCCTCGGAAGACCTCGGCCTCGTCTGAAGCGTCGAGTCGGAGTTCGGACGGTTCTGTCGCCGCGAACTCGTTGGCCGAGTTTCATCTTTGGGAGCGACCCCCAAAACTTCATATTGGCCGTAACGTATTAAAACGCAGATGCACGGTGGAACGAGCAACACTGGTCTCCTCGGGGCGATTCGGTACGACCTACAGCGACTACACGAGAGTTGGATGGCACTCTTCTTTCCTCGCCAGCGAAGCGACCACGGCGGCGTCCTCGGCAAGTGGGAACCCTCGACGACCACCGGAACGGTCGCCTACCGCGGGTGGAGCGCGGTCGGCACGGCGGTCGTCGCGCTCCTGTACCCCCTGACGCTGTTCGGGTTCGCGGCCCGGTACTACACCCGGAAGATAGACGGCACCGCGACGCGACTCGGCGCGGTCGGCGTCCTCCTGCTGTCGCTTCTGGTCTGGGGCGGCCTGACGGCGCTCGCGCGCGTCAGATTCTCGACGGACGGCTTTATCGCGGTGGGGGCCGCCGGAGGAGTCGCCACGCTCGCGGCCCTCCTCGCGTACCTCACCGGGACGCGGGGCGGGCGCGCCAGCACGGTCCTGCTGGCCTACCCCTTCGCGATGACTG is a genomic window of Halorussus salinus containing:
- a CDS encoding branched-chain amino acid ABC transporter permease; this encodes MIESTLANLVVMAGFVDALGQFLRPGNLAAVFVDGLAKAAIYVMIAGGLTLIFGLMGVLNFAHGSMTMIGAYLGGLIMIGLVGGGTGFGANLLFFFVALAATFALLAGLGGVVEVGLIRRLYDRPPVYQILLTFGLTLILDELVRIAVLFYGMQPTSDWQSALGTKPNALAASVDLGIVSVSGLSLFEIAFGAATVAGLWAFLTRTRYGMIIRAGSEDAEMTEALGIDVRRVFTVVFALGAGVAGAAGTLLMWDPAWGASVPLAADTLLPAFVVVIIGGLGTFRGTVVAAVIVGMTDATMTWWFVNEIDFAGLPEMTIFLILVVMLILRPQGLFGVEEVGGH
- a CDS encoding ABC transporter ATP-binding protein, yielding MTLLEVENAHTYYGESHILEGVSLEVGEGEVVALVGRNGVGKTTTLRTILQLTPPSEGAVRYRGEEITGLETHEVADRGVGWIPEERRIFTQLSVEENVKVAVPEGNDVRAAVERAFETFPDLREHSDRDAGNLSGGQQQMLALSRGLVGDNDLLLVDEPSEGLAPLIVERVAEALNDAAEDTTILLVEQNLPLALDLADRFYVVDNGQVVESGNADETSADDERLRRYLSA
- a CDS encoding ABC transporter ATP-binding protein, which gives rise to MLRTSGLTKEFGGLTAVDDVDFALEEGELCSLIGPNGAGKTTFFNLLTGVLTPTEGSVEVQREGGGWRDVTDATPYETASIGLHRSYQITNVFPTSTVLENVRVAAQAASNDGAKLWRNAGAFEEHREEAHRILDRVGLADEADTAAESLSHGAKRQLEVAIALAGDPDVLLMDEPNAGVSSESVDRIIDLIEDVATDHAVLLVEHNMDIVMNVSDRVVVLNQGAVIAEGTPDEVRGDPTVQEAYLGGYEAGSLDTDESAADAPDAGTDPEEGTA
- a CDS encoding ABC transporter substrate-binding protein — translated: MDDSVSRRRWLTALGATGAAGLAGCTGGDGGQSTTTTTTSATDETTESGMTETTATTTEQASVSGKVKLGVLQPTSGDLKYYGQQALWGFYSGLAHKAGTDPIGDASTGTKSVTVGDVEYELVVRDTQFSAKKAQSLATDLVKNDEVDMLFGCASSGAANRVIKTVAKQAQVPYMVGPAASASVTSSSETCGNMVFRASENTAMDARSGGKYVANQSDVSKVYLFGADYSFGKAVVNNYEQVLKNEGVEILGKKFVPQGYSEWKGLLDNAQQAGAEGIVGGFTVATLPKLFTSYLNGDYDYRVFGGFATQITNSVVGQTLQKALGKPLTKEKLSNTGLGPFTTRYHWNQYDNDINSQFVDTYTSTYGVVPDLFTSGTFTAASAIAQAVTESGSTQGADIAEALRGMTVTETPKGENAYTFQEYNNQARSAMTVADPVPTTDEWADNWDAAVMPSEPLATIGAEESTIPKSGVDCSL
- a CDS encoding SDR family NAD(P)-dependent oxidoreductase, coding for MSDEVTAPEFAPEDALVVDDDRFAPENAALVTGAASGIGRATALVLAENGLTVVGTDVDEEGLAETRERATDHDLPGTVETVAGDLREDVPAIVDAAADHGSIAFLANVAGMQHIDPIEEFPMAAYDRMQEVMVRAPVQLSKECLPHMRETGFGCVGNMASVHGHYVTSDKVAYNVAKFGIRGLTQSIAAESEETDADVRAFSVSTGYVKTPLVTDQIPDTAEQRGISVQEVVEDVMLGQSRSKEMMTPVEVANLFAFGFSKHASHLNGGDLRFDDGMTLTYE
- a CDS encoding helix-turn-helix domain-containing protein, which translates into the protein MIDITMDMEQYDCPFIDTTDDHAVGFSAIQWDFDRVNDQLETRMMVEGDDRGALSDGLSALRGHENMHDYALLTRRDNVAHIRTVIGETDAMATIRDNDGYITGPFHIEEGSEVWHVGFDGIEEADTTLSELERGNEYDVLDRNNTELPEMQDFVQNAGAAMTLIEGCRDLSDVERETLETAVSDGYFENPRGATLGHLADEFDVSKPAVSKNLRRGQQKMIQRVVEALDELE
- a CDS encoding aldo/keto reductase codes for the protein MAQREELDDAQLLDGMPRLGLGTWENTDAGTCAESVRQALDMGYRHIDTAQAYDNEEYVGEGIADAEVDREEVFLATKIWTSNLSHEDVIHTSKESLDKLGTDYADLLYVHWPANEYDPEDTLSAFDQLYDDGLIENVGVSNFEPRHLDEARDVLDAPVFANQVEMHPLLPQDELVEYGQENDVNIVAYSPLARGKVFDVPEIEEIAEKHDASPAQVSLAWLLQRDGVAAIPKASSEAHIRDNWGALDLELDDEDVAKIEGIDRRERQVDPDFGPWN
- a CDS encoding SHOCT domain-containing protein; protein product: MNQSPDTSASTSTFRALHRLVEHYTPDGTIGRTLLGGTALFLAPVLFLGGSSVLFGGAFLPIVLFALASVVLSVPTLFVGLVTLWPVYLSLIGNVESPELYPDGASAPETDGERESAEAILKRRYAAGELSREEFERQLNAVLRTSSSDGRDGLTGDGRGRDDERREPARNR